The following are encoded together in the Mammaliicoccus vitulinus genome:
- a CDS encoding helix-turn-helix domain-containing protein: protein MRKKYDFNFKLKLVKEYLDGQSGYKALTLKHDISSSSVIQIWVNQYKEFGEDGLKEKRRNTVYTSEFKLSVIKFRQENMLSYRETANHFKIINPIMVANWQHQFDEKCRLDLANKQKGRSINMDKKHSKTDNKNSSLNENEREELERLRNEVETLKAGIAYQKKLQALTDIYGSKNQK, encoded by the coding sequence ATGAGAAAAAAATATGATTTTAACTTTAAACTAAAATTAGTAAAAGAGTACTTAGATGGTCAATCAGGTTATAAAGCACTCACCTTAAAACATGACATTTCCAGTTCATCTGTCATTCAAATATGGGTCAATCAATATAAAGAGTTTGGAGAAGATGGCTTAAAAGAAAAAAGAAGAAACACTGTTTATACTAGCGAATTTAAATTATCTGTTATAAAATTTAGACAAGAAAATATGTTGTCTTATCGAGAAACAGCTAATCATTTTAAGATTATTAATCCTATAATGGTTGCCAATTGGCAACATCAATTTGATGAAAAGTGTCGTCTTGATCTAGCTAATAAACAAAAGGGACGGTCTATCAATATGGATAAAAAACATTCAAAAACTGATAATAAAAATTCATCTCTAAATGAAAATGAACGTGAAGAACTCGAAAGACTACGAAATGAAGTTGAAACGTTAAAGGCAGGTATTGCTTATCAAAAAAAGTTACAAGCCTTGACCGACATATACGGAAGCAAAAATCAGAAATAG
- the mbcS gene encoding acyl-CoA synthetase MbcS: protein MKKTDLIAPETYNIVNEIEKYTTDESKEAIVFEDVEGTVQTITYSKLIKNANRVGNIFKNHGLKKGDKVLILMPRSIKTYEIYIAALKLGVIIIPSSEMLRTKDLQHRITHGEVDAVVAIDQCTVEFEGIKEFDDLTKFIVGSEQENWISINQEIQNASEELTVDETKRDDIAILSYTSGTTGLPKAVIHTHGWGFAHIQTAPKHWLSITEQDTVWATAAPGWQKWIWSPFLSILGSGAKAFVYNGKFNAAKYLDLLEKHQVNALCCTPTEYRLMAKLPNLSDYTLKDLHSAVSAGEPLNKEVIEQFQSNFNIKVRDGYGQTENTLLIAFLKDTESRPGAMGKAIPGSHVAVIDEDGEPITNGETGDIAVSLDSPSLFQGYFKDEERTEKSKRGNYYVTGDRAQLDKDGYFWFKGREDDVIISSGYTIGPFEVEDSLTKHPKVQECAVVASPDEIRGNIVKAFVILQNDITGDEELVKELQSYVKKDVAPYKYPRAIEFVTELPKTNSGKIRRIELREAEKQKYNK, encoded by the coding sequence ATGAAAAAAACAGACTTAATAGCACCCGAAACATACAATATTGTTAATGAAATCGAAAAATATACTACCGACGAATCTAAAGAGGCAATCGTTTTTGAAGATGTCGAAGGTACAGTACAAACAATTACATACTCAAAACTGATAAAGAACGCTAATAGAGTTGGGAATATATTTAAAAACCACGGCTTGAAAAAAGGTGACAAAGTACTTATTTTAATGCCACGCTCTATTAAAACTTATGAAATATATATTGCTGCACTTAAACTCGGCGTTATCATCATTCCAAGTTCAGAAATGTTACGTACGAAAGATTTACAACATAGAATTACACATGGTGAAGTGGATGCTGTAGTAGCCATCGATCAATGTACAGTCGAATTTGAAGGTATTAAAGAATTCGATGATTTAACAAAATTCATCGTAGGATCTGAGCAAGAAAATTGGATATCAATCAATCAAGAAATACAAAATGCTAGTGAAGAACTCACTGTAGATGAAACAAAAAGAGATGATATCGCAATCTTATCTTATACTTCAGGTACAACAGGTTTACCTAAAGCCGTTATACACACTCACGGTTGGGGATTTGCACACATCCAAACAGCACCAAAACATTGGTTAAGCATTACTGAACAAGATACTGTTTGGGCAACTGCAGCACCAGGTTGGCAAAAATGGATTTGGAGTCCATTCTTATCAATACTAGGTTCAGGTGCAAAAGCTTTCGTTTATAATGGTAAATTTAATGCTGCTAAATATTTAGACTTGCTAGAAAAACATCAAGTAAACGCATTATGTTGTACACCAACAGAATATCGTTTAATGGCTAAATTACCTAATTTATCTGATTACACATTAAAAGATCTTCATAGTGCAGTTTCTGCAGGTGAACCATTAAACAAAGAAGTAATAGAACAATTCCAAAGCAATTTCAACATTAAAGTAAGAGATGGATATGGACAAACTGAAAACACATTGCTTATCGCATTTTTAAAAGACACTGAAAGCAGACCAGGCGCAATGGGTAAAGCCATACCAGGAAGCCATGTTGCCGTTATCGATGAAGACGGTGAACCCATTACAAACGGAGAAACAGGAGACATTGCCGTTTCATTAGATTCACCATCATTATTCCAAGGTTACTTCAAAGACGAAGAACGCACAGAAAAATCAAAACGAGGCAACTACTATGTAACAGGAGACCGCGCACAATTAGACAAAGACGGTTACTTTTGGTTTAAAGGCAGAGAAGATGACGTTATCATTAGCTCTGGATATACAATTGGGCCCTTCGAAGTAGAAGACTCATTAACAAAACACCCTAAAGTACAAGAATGTGCAGTCGTAGCAAGTCCAGATGAAATAAGAGGTAACATCGTCAAAGCATTCGTCATCTTGCAAAACGATATCACTGGCGACGAAGAACTTGTAAAAGAATTACAAAGCTATGTTAAAAAAGATGTAGCACCATATAAATATCCAAGAGCAATCGAGTTTGTAACAGAATTACCAAAAACAAACTCAGGTAAAATCAGACGCATAGAATTAAGAGAAGCTGAAAAACAAAAATATAATAAATAG
- a CDS encoding DUF2309 domain-containing protein — translation MTEAVGTHQTVYDLIKRASRVITPLSPINIFAARHPWANMEEETFEEVARSFEKTQNINLYPSESLLTSAIQRGEIQQDVIENKLAQWLKGRNDDLNIEIIEQYCKQKIMNDVNNIMISNHDKEKLEASLANMNKPYKNEHKHVLSSYIMHHSGQSCLDILNAQMIKWCKLYLDDTQSGWSIPKYGKGFYKTWNEMAHFDPALNKLMRHKIKTLPLEPIESIYYCLNRLGMTEDDFQTYLEAHLLSLPGWAGMLLWKDEQLVLVTDYLAIRLSLEWALISDESVELSNKDNIDITPIVSWIKCGMFTVDSWLQLSSENQDIYISFANDFDHITRHKLLLEAWEDTYEHRLKQEISSHISTEYKKEKVEAQLAFCIDTRSEPFRRQLEMEGPFETIGIAGFFGLPIEKCELGHHHTHNSLPVMNKPQHKIYEYVDTRQTTQYIEKKKSLSSLIYTFKKMKQNVLPSLLLPELTGPWLSLQTISRSFAPKSTGWLINQFNQKVLKKPETKLSIDRSQNDHNELPIGFTKQEKIIYVREALKLMNLTEQFASLVVICGHGSHSANNPYASSLDCGACGGSASGFNAKVLATLCNLPEVRAGLIKENIIIPEETVFIAAEHCTTVDDLQWVYVPELTDQATASFEKLKNVLPTVSRHANRLRLEHIPGMSRSKSNSRTKADRLSSDWSEIRPEWGLARNAAFIIGQRALTEQSQLDGRAFLHNYDWTKDLNGEILNTIMSGPATVAQWINLQYYASTVAPHYYGSGNKITQTVTGGIGVMQGNGSDLLTGLPWQSVMKSDEEYYHAPIRLLVVIQAPNIYIENLLNQNKTFRTKVENDWLLLSSIDEKDEWHKW, via the coding sequence ATGACTGAAGCAGTTGGAACACATCAAACTGTTTATGATTTGATTAAACGAGCAAGTCGTGTCATAACACCACTTTCTCCGATTAATATTTTTGCGGCAAGACATCCGTGGGCAAATATGGAAGAAGAAACTTTTGAAGAAGTCGCAAGATCGTTTGAAAAAACACAAAACATAAATTTATATCCGAGTGAAAGTTTATTAACCTCTGCGATTCAAAGAGGAGAAATTCAACAAGATGTTATTGAAAACAAACTTGCTCAATGGTTAAAAGGAAGAAATGATGATTTAAATATAGAGATAATAGAACAATATTGTAAACAAAAAATCATGAATGATGTAAATAATATTATGATTTCTAACCATGATAAAGAGAAGTTGGAAGCATCATTAGCAAATATGAATAAGCCTTATAAAAACGAGCATAAACACGTACTCAGCTCATATATCATGCATCACTCTGGTCAATCGTGTTTAGACATACTGAATGCTCAAATGATTAAGTGGTGTAAATTATATCTCGATGATACACAATCAGGTTGGTCAATTCCTAAATATGGCAAAGGATTTTATAAGACTTGGAATGAAATGGCACACTTTGATCCAGCATTAAATAAATTGATGAGACATAAAATTAAAACGTTACCTTTAGAGCCAATTGAGTCGATATATTATTGTTTGAATCGACTTGGGATGACTGAAGATGATTTTCAAACTTATTTAGAAGCACATTTGTTATCACTTCCAGGATGGGCGGGTATGTTGCTTTGGAAAGATGAACAACTCGTTTTAGTGACTGATTACTTAGCAATAAGACTTTCTTTAGAATGGGCGCTTATAAGTGATGAGTCAGTAGAACTATCGAACAAAGATAACATTGATATAACACCAATAGTTTCATGGATTAAGTGTGGCATGTTTACGGTGGACAGTTGGTTACAATTATCAAGCGAGAATCAAGATATATATATTTCTTTTGCGAATGATTTTGATCACATTACAAGACATAAATTGTTGTTAGAAGCTTGGGAAGATACTTATGAACATCGTTTAAAACAAGAAATTTCATCTCACATATCTACTGAGTATAAAAAAGAAAAAGTTGAAGCGCAGCTAGCTTTTTGTATTGATACAAGGTCTGAACCATTCAGACGTCAATTAGAGATGGAAGGCCCTTTTGAAACAATCGGTATTGCAGGATTCTTTGGTTTACCGATAGAGAAATGTGAATTAGGTCACCATCACACGCATAATTCCTTACCTGTTATGAACAAGCCACAGCATAAAATATATGAATATGTAGATACACGTCAAACTACTCAATATATAGAAAAAAAGAAAAGCTTATCTTCACTCATTTATACGTTTAAAAAAATGAAACAGAATGTATTACCAAGTTTATTATTACCTGAATTGACGGGTCCGTGGCTAAGTTTACAAACCATTTCAAGAAGTTTTGCTCCTAAAAGTACAGGGTGGTTGATTAATCAATTTAATCAAAAAGTATTAAAGAAACCAGAAACGAAACTTTCTATTGATAGAAGTCAAAATGATCACAATGAATTACCGATAGGATTTACAAAACAAGAAAAAATCATTTATGTAAGAGAAGCTTTAAAACTGATGAATTTAACGGAACAGTTTGCTTCACTTGTTGTAATTTGTGGACATGGAAGTCATAGTGCAAACAACCCTTATGCGTCCTCATTAGATTGTGGCGCTTGTGGAGGTTCGGCAAGTGGATTTAACGCTAAAGTTTTGGCTACTTTATGTAACTTGCCTGAAGTTAGAGCAGGACTTATTAAAGAAAATATAATTATTCCAGAAGAAACTGTATTTATAGCGGCTGAGCATTGCACGACAGTTGATGATTTACAGTGGGTTTACGTACCTGAACTTACTGATCAAGCGACAGCATCTTTTGAAAAATTGAAAAATGTCTTACCTACCGTTAGTCGTCATGCAAATCGATTAAGACTTGAACACATTCCTGGGATGAGTCGTTCGAAAAGTAACTCTAGAACGAAAGCTGATAGATTGTCGAGTGACTGGAGTGAAATACGTCCAGAATGGGGACTTGCTAGAAATGCTGCATTTATAATTGGGCAAAGAGCGCTAACGGAACAATCTCAATTGGATGGGCGTGCATTTTTACATAATTATGATTGGACGAAAGATTTAAATGGAGAAATTTTAAATACAATTATGAGTGGACCTGCAACTGTAGCACAATGGATTAACCTTCAATATTATGCATCGACTGTAGCACCTCATTATTATGGTAGTGGAAATAAAATCACGCAAACAGTTACAGGTGGCATTGGTGTTATGCAAGGAAATGGTAGTGATTTACTGACGGGATTACCATGGCAATCTGTGATGAAATCTGATGAAGAATATTATCATGCACCAATTAGATTACTAGTTGTAATCCAAGCGCCAAACATCTATATAGAGAACTTGCTCAATCAAAATAAGACGTTTAGAACGAAAGTTGAAAATGATTGGCTTCTATTATCAAGTATTGATGAAAAGGATGAATGGCACAAATGGTAA
- a CDS encoding NADH dehydrogenase subunit 5, with translation MTYLLTLFFISIVLAVISGIVYLIPKVPTRYVHVHLVIVSIPVFIAFIGLVFMNEMIDIGFWHLDTLSWLLAFFILSIGLILQRFSVRYLDGDAQYRKYFALFTFLTTLASVAWLSNDLRLMTCLWGLTLFCLTLLIGLNAKWQITKRVARSTSVIFFVSWLALLIAMFMTYNVTGEWNQSLIFKGDNLAQFKSWQGIVIQLLLVLSVIIPAAQWPFHKWLIESVAVPTPVSAIMHAGIVNVGGVILTRFAPIFTNEWVITLLIIIATVSVLIGSGISLVHVDYKRQLVGSTIGQMGFMLIQCALGVYSAAIVHLILHGLFKATLFLRSGSAVRHFDMPSRMNESVSYIWVLLGRLLAIIIGIMFWLMAPTNSYQIISALILAWSLSVSWTQLVAFGEGKLGRIIGLVALVIVGAAYFAVHHLFHDLLYQYSIYSNETPLLAVIIMVILLLIGSGLNLWIGRNQSSKFVTIIYLWLIHIGEAKTQNIETHPHYLKNHLFKGGYKHD, from the coding sequence ATGACGTATTTATTAACATTATTTTTTATTTCAATTGTATTAGCTGTGATAAGTGGAATTGTATATTTAATACCGAAAGTTCCAACACGATATGTTCATGTTCATTTGGTTATTGTATCTATTCCAGTTTTTATAGCATTTATAGGATTAGTTTTTATGAATGAAATGATAGATATAGGATTTTGGCATTTAGATACTTTATCTTGGTTGCTTGCCTTTTTTATTTTAAGCATTGGACTTATCCTTCAACGATTTTCAGTTCGATATTTAGATGGTGATGCACAGTATCGTAAATACTTTGCGTTATTTACTTTCTTGACGACATTGGCTTCTGTCGCGTGGTTAAGTAATGATCTTAGATTAATGACGTGTTTATGGGGATTAACGCTTTTTTGCTTAACGTTGTTAATAGGTTTAAATGCAAAGTGGCAAATTACAAAACGAGTTGCTAGAAGTACGAGCGTAATCTTTTTTGTAAGTTGGTTAGCATTACTCATCGCAATGTTCATGACTTACAACGTTACAGGTGAGTGGAATCAGTCGTTAATATTTAAAGGTGACAACTTAGCTCAGTTTAAATCTTGGCAAGGTATTGTGATTCAATTGTTGTTAGTATTATCAGTTATTATTCCAGCAGCACAATGGCCATTTCATAAATGGCTAATAGAGTCTGTTGCTGTGCCGACACCAGTATCAGCTATTATGCACGCTGGTATTGTAAATGTTGGGGGCGTTATTTTAACACGCTTTGCACCAATTTTTACGAATGAATGGGTTATCACGTTATTAATTATTATAGCGACGGTATCCGTGTTAATTGGATCAGGCATTAGCTTAGTACATGTGGATTATAAAAGACAGTTAGTTGGTTCAACAATTGGGCAGATGGGATTTATGTTAATTCAATGTGCGTTAGGTGTTTATTCAGCAGCAATCGTACATCTTATTCTGCATGGTTTATTTAAAGCGACGCTATTTTTACGTTCAGGATCGGCTGTGAGACATTTTGATATGCCTTCAAGAATGAATGAAAGTGTATCGTATATATGGGTGTTGCTAGGTCGATTGTTAGCAATCATTATTGGAATAATGTTTTGGCTTATGGCGCCAACAAACAGTTATCAAATTATAAGTGCATTAATTTTAGCATGGTCGTTATCTGTTTCATGGACGCAACTCGTAGCATTTGGTGAAGGGAAACTAGGTCGCATAATTGGTCTCGTTGCATTAGTGATCGTTGGTGCTGCTTATTTTGCTGTACACCATTTATTCCATGACTTACTTTATCAATATTCAATCTACAGTAATGAGACGCCATTGTTAGCTGTCATCATTATGGTGATATTGCTGCTCATAGGTAGTGGCTTGAACTTATGGATTGGAAGAAATCAATCATCTAAGTTCGTTACGATTATATATTTATGGTTGATTCATATAGGCGAAGCAAAGACTCAAAATATAGAAACACATCCTCATTATTTAAAAAATCATCTATTTAAAGGAGGTTATAAACATGACTGA
- a CDS encoding DUF2294 domain-containing protein, protein MDITKGACESSISKAITQWEKEYLGRGSLSVKTDILRDMIIVDLQGVLTPAEYSVCETQEGLLSIKRTRSKLVESDMENLYKMIYNMTQHEVKSFHTDLSSLTGERMMIFKMHQNIEALFNK, encoded by the coding sequence ATGGACATAACAAAAGGCGCATGTGAATCATCAATAAGTAAAGCCATTACACAATGGGAAAAAGAATACTTAGGCAGAGGATCATTATCTGTAAAAACAGATATATTGAGAGATATGATTATAGTAGATTTACAAGGCGTATTAACACCTGCTGAATATAGTGTTTGTGAAACGCAAGAAGGCTTACTATCTATTAAAAGAACGCGTTCGAAATTAGTTGAATCAGATATGGAGAACTTATATAAAATGATATATAACATGACGCAACATGAAGTTAAAAGTTTTCATACTGATTTAAGTTCACTTACAGGTGAACGTATGATGATATTTAAAATGCATCAAAATATTGAAGCATTATTTAATAAGTAA